The genomic window AGATGCCGTAAGAATTGCCTCTGCAGATGCGTATTTCCACGCAGCAGTCGCATGCTATGTGCTCGATAAGCCAGAGAGCATGGCTGAACTTGCTTTGAAAGCCTACCAGCTCTCTCCAAAGTTTTCAGAAGCAGGATTTCTTGCTGCAAAAGGATATGCACTGTGCGGAAAAGAGCAAGATGCAGCAGATCTCTTGCGCCGTGTGATTGAAGCAGAAAAGTTTTATGCGGTCAGAGTGATGGTGGATTACGAACTGGTTTCGCGTCAGTTTGTCATAGACTGCCTCAGCGCCTTGCGTGATAATGCTGCCACGAGAGTGGGGGAGCTACTCAAAAAGTGCCGTGAGATGATGGTAAGTGATAGTGAAGCGCAAAGCATCGTTGAAGAATTAGAACGCAATTTCGAAAAGAAAAACTTCCTGAATCTGTGCGAGATTGAAACTGACATTAAACGAGAGCGCAAGTGGCGATTACTCCCGACAAGTTTTCGCTTGCAAAAAACACTTGCAGGACATGCGCTGCGCATCAATGCGATGGCTTTTAGTCCAGATGGACGCCGATTGGCTTCAGCAAGCTGGAGAACAATCATTACCGATACACGCACTGGCGAGCAACTCCAAACACTAATGCAAGGTTCAGCACGAACTTATGTGTATAGCGTTGCTTTTAGCCCCGATGGCAAACTGCTTGCGACTGCAGGCAATGATCACGTCATCACGCTTTGGAATCCTGAAACAGGACAAGAACTCAAACGCTTGGAAGGTCATACACAAGCTGTAAACTCCGTCGCCTTTAGTCCCGATGGCAAACTTCTGGCTTCAGGTAGCAGCGACAAAACCGTGAGAATTTGGGATGTAGCCAAAGGCAAAGAAATCAAGACGCTCAAAGGACATAAACATACGGTAAACAAAGTGGCGTTTAGTCCTGATGGCAAGCAATTGGCGTCAGCAAGCGCTGATAAGAGCATCAGACTTTGGAGCGTGAAAACAAATGCAAAGCCGAAAACACTCACTGGACATTCGCACAGTGTAACATGGGTCGAGTACAATCCAGCAGGTGATATGCTTGCATCAGGCAGTTGGGATAAAACCGTACGCTTATGGGAAGTACCATCAGGTAAGGAAATCACTACCCTGGTAGGACATGAGAGCGGTGTAGAATCGGTGCATTTTGCAAAAGAAGGTCACTCCTTGACAAGCACGTCATACAATCGTATATCAAAGCAGTGTCAAATCAAACTCTGGGATGTAAAAACCGGTGCGCAAATTGACCAAAGCGAGGGACGCTTCTATGCCGTGACGCTGAGTCCAGATGGCAGTGGGCTTGCAGTTGCAACAGGTGAAAAGACGATTAAACTTTCTACGGCACCGCTGCTCTCACTAGAATCTTACATTGAACTTGAAAAACGCTACAAAGAAGGGGCTGGAGTATTGGATAGGCGCAAAGGACCGCGTCGTGAGCGTGAAGATCGTCGCAAAGTCAATATCCCTGTAGCCATAGAGCGTCGCAAAGCCAATCGTACGACAAGCCAAACGAAAGGACCAGATCGTCGTACAAAAAAGTGATGACGTGGATATTCCCTTCCTCTAAGGATATAAAGACGCATTAAAATTGAACAGTCAAATAGGTAAAGCGCGCTTTGAGTATATTACGCTTTATGTCGTTCAATTTTAATTGAATAATTATGTCGCAGAACCACAACCATTCAACGCTTGCCGTTCAGCACAAGCCAAAGGTCAAAGCCTTTGAGTTTTCGATGCCGATTGACATTATGCCCCACGACATTGACTACGCAGGGGTCGTAAGTAACATTACTTATGTGCGTTGGTTGGAAGTGTTGCGCGTGAAAATGATTGAGTCGTATCTCTCCGTGGAAGCGCAGTTGAAGATGGATATTTCACCTGTCTTACTCAAAACAGAAATTCACTACAAAAAAGCTGTGAAGTTTTTGGATAAGCTCATTGGCAAGATGTGGATTAGCCATGCAACACAACTGCGGTGGACGGCATCGGCAGAGTTCCTCGTTGAAGGCAAGCCAGTGGCGCATGCCGAGCAGCTTGGCATTTTCATCAAACTCTCTACAATGCGCCCCGTGCCGATTCCAGCAGAATTAATGCGCGTCTATCACGAAGCTGAGCGTCGCCTGCGGCATCATCATCACTGAAGAAAGATTGTGCATGTTAGAGCAACGTGGCGCGAATTTCAGTCAGTAGATGTTCGGCAGCGGCAAGACCGGAGAGCACAGCGCCTTCAACACACGGCGAGACAAATGCATCGCCAGCAAAAAGCAGCGGCGCAGGCTCAGTAAACACAAGGTACGGCTCAGGGACGAACGTGTCAGGAGCACTGTATCGCCATCGCTTCAGCTCGGCATGAATAACATTTGCACCAATCCACGCAGCAGATTGAGCAATAAGTTCTTGTGCAATGGCTTCATCATCGGCTTCCCAATACATCCGACTAAAGGTAGGACTAGCATGAATCGTTACGGCAGGCACTTTGGAGATGCCCTTCTGCTGATTGTCGCCAATCCAGAGTACAGGACTGTCGTAGAGCCATATGCCCCCGGGCGAAGGGATTTTACTTGCACCATCGAGCAAGGCTAAGACACCAAAGCAAGGAAGGTAAGTAACGGACTCCAGCAGTCGCTTTTCTTTGATAGGGATTGGAATACCAGAGCGCTTGACAAGCTCGAGCGACTGTGGCACAGGTGGCGTTAAGATGATGGTTTCGGCATGGTAGAGCATGCCGCGCTCCGTTGCAACCTGCCAGCGACCATGCTGCGCTGTAAGCTGCACGACCTTCTCATTGAGTTGAACATCAAGGTTGCGAGCAAGATATTTTGCAATTCCTGTCATGCCGCTGATGCCGTAATAGCGTGGTTCAGATTCATCTCCGCATGGACCAGTAGACATAAGAAAATTTCGGCTCCACTCAGCGACGATGCCTGCAGCAAGCCACTCTTCGACAAGCTCATGAAATTTTGGATCCCTGACAGTAAAATACTGCGCACCATGGTCAAATGTGCCGCTCTGAATACGGCGTGTGGCTAACCTGCCGCCAACACCACGACCTTTGTCGAGAACGATAACTTTCACGCCTGCACGCTTCAAGGCGTCTGCTGCAACAAGCCCGCAAATTCCTGCTCCAATGATGAGACAGGTTGTAATTGCTTTTATAATCATAAATATTCAAAGATTACTGAAAATTAAGTATAGTTAAGAAAAAAGTTTAGAAAAAGAAAAGTTTAAAAGTGCAACGCTGTGTGGCGCAATGCAGTACAGTCAAAATAATGCTTGTTTTTCAAAAACACATTACTTCAGTGCGACTTTGAACGTACGGACACAGTAGCAGGTAAAGAGAGTTTGCCTAAAATCGCGGATGTGGAAAGTGAGGCACTTTGCTCTGAGAGAAAGTCATTGCCAAGCACAGCAAAAAGCACCGCTTCTTTAGCTTTGGCTGGAATTGTGTTGCCATCCAGCTCGCTTTGCTTATGCACAGGAATTGGTGCAAGTGCAGTTTGCAAATAGCGCATCAACGTAGGGTTTTCAGCACCGCCACCAGCGACAAATGCTTCATCGATAGGGAACTTTGGCAGCACAAATTTTCGCAGTTGCATAGCAAGGCTCTCGGCTGTGAGAGCAGTCAGCGTAGCGATGATGTCGTAGGGGCTCAAATGCAAGGCTTTGCCCTGCTCAAGAAGCCGGGTGAAATAGTCTTGACTAAAAAGCTCTCGCCCTGTGGACTTGGGCGGCTTGCGTTGGTAGTAGGGCTCACGCAGCCATACTTTGAGCAACACTGGCGAAGGTGTGCCCTGTGCAGCAAATCGGCCATCTTTGTCAAACGGCTTCTGAAAAAAGTGTTGTGCAGCCATATCTATGAGCGCGTTGCCTGCACCGCAGTCGAAGTAGATGATGTCAGAACGCTGACCATTAGCTTTAAGCGCCGTCAGGTTACTGATACCACCGATGTTGATTAAGAGCCGTGAGAGATGCCGATGCCGAAAAAGTAGCCAATCCAAATATGGCGCAAGCGGTGCTCCTTCACCGCCCATTGCCACATCGGAGACGCGAAAGTCAGAGACGACAGGCACACCAATGCGATTTGCAATCACAGCGCTTTCACCGAGCTGAAATGTAGAGCGAACTTTATATTTGCCAATCCGAAAAGGCTCTGGCTGATGCCAAAAGGTTTGACCGTGTGAAGCAATAAAATCTAACTGCTTAACTTTGAACGAGGTCTTAAAAGCGACAATAGCGTCCGCAAACTTCTCCCCAATCAGAAAATTTAATGCAGAAAGTTCGGGTAAGCGTGCTAACTCTGGCGTAAAGTTGCGTAGAATGGCCTGGCGTAAAGCAGGTTCAAGAGGATAGGTTTGAAACGCCAGCAGTTTGACCTTGGTGCGCGCGCCATAGCCCATCAGATGCACATAGCCGACATCAATGCCATCGACTGATGTACCTGAAAGCACACCAATTGCAAAACGTTCTTTTTTGCAAAACAGCAAATTAAGATGACGCATAGAGAGTGCAGGTTACTCGAGCATGATAGTTTTTGACAAAATGCTGCAGGGCAAATGAGAAAACAACTAACGCATCACCAGCATTTTTGCATCATGAAAATTTTCATAACTTCGTGTTTTGTATGATTTAATTACAACTCAACGCAAGCGAGCAAACGTAAAAGGTTGCTATTTTGATTTTTGGCAATTTGCACAGTTTCTTTGCTTAAATCAACTCTCTAAACAATTTAGCTCAATGACCACAGCAGTCAGACCCGACGAAGTGTCGGCTATTCTTCGCAAACAGCTCTCTGGCTTCGAGGCTGAATCGGATATTTATGAAGTTGGTACGGTGTTACAAGTAGGCGATGGTATTGCGCGCATCTACGGGCTTGCAAAAGTGATGGCAGGCGAACTGATTGAATTCCCTAACGGCGTGATGGGAATGGTGCTAAACCTTGAAGAAGACAATGTCGGTGCTGTGCTTTTTGGCGATTCTGAGCTGATTCGCGAAGGGGACATGGTCAAGCGTACGGGCATTCTGGCGTCAATACCTGTTGGAGAAGCCATGCTCGGACGTGTGATCAATCCTCTGGGCACGCCCATTGATGGTAAAGGACCAATTGAAGCCAAAATCCGCTTGCCGCTTGAGCGCCGTGCGCCCGGTGTCATTTACCGTGAACCGGTCAAAGAGCCGCTGCAAACTGGCATTAAAGCGATTGACTCTATGATTCCGATTGGACGCGGTCAGCGTGAATTGATTATTGGCGATAGACAAACAGGGAAAACCGCTGTGGCGATTGACACCATTATCAACCAAGCCAACATCAACCGCAGCCTCCCGCCCGAACGCAAAGGTGAGACCATGTATTGCATTTATGTAGCGATCGGTCAAAAAGGCTCATCGGTCGCGCAAGTTGTCGGCACGCTGGAAAAGTACGGCGCAATGGAATACACGACGGTCATTTCTGCAACAGCCTCTGACCCTGCGCCGATGCAATTTATTGCGCCCTTTGCAGGTGCAGCACTCGGAGAATTTTTCAGGGATACAGGACGGCATGCTCTCGTGATTTATGATGATCTCTCAAAGCAAGCGGTGGCGTATCGTCAAGTCTCGTTGCTCTTGCGTCGCCCACCAGGACGAGAAGCCTATCCTGGAGATGTTTTTTACTTACACTCACGGCTTTTGGAGCGCGCCGCAAAAATTAACCGCAATGATGAGATTGCACGTGCAATGAACGATTTACCCGAACAAATTAAGCCCATGGTCAAAGGCGGCGGCTCGCTGACAGCATTGCCCGTGATTGAAACGCAAGCTGGTGATGTCTCAGCCTACATTCCGACCAATGTAATTTCTATTACAGATGGGCAGATTTATCTCGAGTCCAATCTCTTCAATGCCGGTGTGCGTCCTGCCATCAACGTTGGTATTTCGGTCTCACGCGTCGGTGGTAACGCACAAATCAAAGCGATGAAGAAAATTTCAGGTACGCTGCGTTTAGACCTTGCGCAGTACCGCTCCTTAGAAGCCTTCGCCAAATTTGGCTCCGACCTCGACAAAGCGACACAAGCACAACTGACGCGCGGGGCGCGCTTGGTCGAGATCTTAAAGCAAGGGCAGTATGCCCCAGTGCCTGTCGAAGAGCAAGTTGTCTCTATCTTCATCGGCACAAATGGTTTTCTTGATACGCTGCCGATTAATCAGGTGCGCAAGTTCGAAGCAGAATTCTTGCAAAGTCTGCGCGATAAAAATCCTGAAATTTTGAAGTCTATTGCAGAGAAAAAGGAAATGACGGACGAAGTAACTAAGCAACTCAAAGAGCTTGCAAAGAACTACTTGGAAGTCTTCAAGGCAAAAAACAAAACCAATTAAGTTAAGGGAAAAGTACAAGCGCAGCGCAGAATAAGGCAAAATGCGGCTGGCGCGTACGATCAACTGATATCCACAATGGCAACACTGAGAGAACTTCGCACACGCATCAAGGGCATCAAGAATACGCAGCAGGTAACCAAAGCCATGAAAATGGTGGCTGCAGCTAAGTTGCGCCGCTCACAAGATCGTGCAATTGCAGCGCGCCCTTACACCAATGCCTTGAAAAAATCTTGGTATCTGTTATTGAAAAAATTGATACCAGTGAATTTGCCTTGCTCACACCACGCAAAGACATTAAAAGGGTGCTTGCAATTGTGGTTGCTGCTGATAGGGGACTGTGTGGCGCATTCAATACAAATATTCTTAAACTGGCGCGCGAAACCTTCAATGGCGAATACAAAGATTGGACAGAAAAAAACAACTTGCTTGTGCTGCCTGTAGGGCGGCGCAGCGTAGATTACTTTGCCAAGCAAAGCTATCCGATGGTCGAGCGCTTTCCGGGCGTCTTTCAAAAGTTAGAGTTTGAGACCGCAAAAGCGATTGCAGACAAAGCCACTGAACTTTATGCCAAAGGTGAGGTTGATCGAGTCTTACTTATCTACAACGAATTTAAGACAGTACTTTCGCCGGCCTTGCGTAAAGAAATTTTCTTGCCGATTGAACCGCCGAAAGCGCAAAACAAAATTGCTGGTGATTATATCTTTGAGCCAGACCTGACGTCTATCATTGCGCAACTCTTGCCGTTGTATTTAGCCAATCAAATTTGGCGAATGCTGCTTGAATCCAATGCTGCAGAGCAAGCGGCACGTATGACTGCAATGGATGCTGCTTCCAATAACGCCAAAGAACTAATTCGGGTCTTAGGTATCACATACAATCGGGTGCGTCAAGCGGCGATTACCAAAGAAATTATTGAAATTGTCAGTGGCGCAGACGCCCTACAAAGCAAATAAAGCCATCAAAAGGCAACAAGAATAGGCTGTAAGTCGCTCACGAATCAAGTCGTTACTTTTGCGAAAAAAAACACGCTATCATATATTTACTAACGCTTTCGACATCCCATTATCTATGGACACGGTGTCGAGACTGCAAGCCAAGTGCATGCAGTTCCCGCGATGACTATCGTGTCCGTTCCAAGACCTGCATGCGCGTGAACCTCGCTTGGCTTCGCTACAGAAGCGATAAAGATTTTTTCGCGTTTAACTCAAGCAAACCAGCAAACTGCGTATATCAATGGCAAAATACCTTTTTACATCAGAGTCCGTCTCAGCTGGTCATCCCGACAAAGTGGCAGACCAGATTTCCGATGCGCTCTTGGATGCGTTTTTGGAACAAGACAGTCAGTCGCGTGTAGCCTGTGAGACCTTTGTTACCACAGGGCAGGTAATCGTGGGCGGCGAAGTAACTACGAAAGCGTATGTGGAAGTCCCCGATTTGGTGCGCAAGGTGATCGAGGAAATTGGCTATACAAAAGGTGAGTATATGTTTGAAGCTAAGTCCTGTGGGATTCTCTCTGCGATTCATGCCCAGTCACCAGATATCAATATGGGGGTGGATAGACACAAGTATGAAAAATATAAAGATCGGCTCGATAGTATTGGTGCAGGCGACCAAGGCATGATGTTTGGCTATGCCTGTAAGGAAACCCCTGAACTAATGCCGGCACCGATTATGTTTGCGCATCGCTTAGTTAAGCGTTTGGCAGATATTCGCAAAGAGGGCAAGGAGATGACTTACCTGCGCCCTGACGCAAAGAGCCAAGTAACGCTTGAGTATGATGGCAATAATGTGGTGCGTGTCGATACCATTGTGGTCTCTACGCAGCACGATCCTAAACCAAATGGAATGACAGACAAGCAATGGCAAGCCAAAATCAAAGAGGATGTCATTGCATGCGCTATCAACAAAGTCATTCCAAAAGAGTTGATAGATAAAAACACCAAGTTCTTCGTCAATCCCACAGGAAAATTTGAAATCGGTGGTCCGCATGGCGATACCGGTCTGACAGGCAGAAAGATTATCGTAGATACCTATGGCGGTGCTGCCCCACACGGTGGCGGCGCCTTTAGTGGCAAAGATCCAACAAAAGTAGACCGCAGTGCAGCTTATGCAGCGCGGCACATCGCCAAAAACATCGTAGCTGCAGGACTGGCAGAGAAGTGCACCATTCAAGTCTCCTACGCTATTGGTGTAGCACGACCTGTATCTATTTATGTCAATACGCACGGCACGGGTCTAAGTGACATCAGCGATGGGGAACTGCAAGAAAAAGTCGAAAAGATTTTCGACTTGCGTCCGCTAGCAATCATTGAGCGTTTTAGCCTGCATAAACCCAAAGGTTGGCGCTATCAAGACACAGCGGCTTACGGTCACTTTGGGCGTGAGATGTTCCCTTGGGAAAAATTAGACAAGGTGAAAGACTTGCAGCGTGCATTCAAATAATCTTCTGAAAACAAACCTGCTTTCCTTCAACAACTAAACTGAATTAGAAAGATGGCAACAGCAACTGAAACAAAACGATTGCCCTACAAGGTCAAGGATATATCACTTGCAGAATGGGGACGCAAAGAAATTCGTCTGGCAGAAGCCGAAATGCCCGGTTTGATGCAGTTGCGCAAAGAATACGGTCCAAAAAAACCGCTCAAAGGTGCGCGCATTGCGGGTTGTCTGCATATGACGATTCAAACTGCTGTGCTGATTGAGACACTCAAAGAACTGGGTGCCGAAGTGACATGGTCGAGTTGCAACATTTTTTCAACACAAGACCACGCAGCCGCAGCAATGGCAGCTGCAGGTATTCCAGTTTATGCCTGGAAAGGTATGACCGCCGAAGAATTTGACTGGTGTATTGAGCAAACGCTTTTCTTTCCCGATGGGCAACCGCTCAATATGATTTTGGATGATGGCGGCGATTTGACCAATATGGTTTTAGACAAGTATCCCGAGCTCGTCCCAAATATCAAAGGAATCTCCGAAGAGACTACGACAGGCGTGCATCGTCTCTATGAGAGGATGAAAAACGGTAAGCTCCCACTGCCAGCAATTAATGTCAATGATAGCGTTACAAAATCAAAGTTTGACAATAAATACGGCTGTCGTGAATCGCTGGTGGATGCTATTCGTCGTGGCACAGACTTGATGCTAGCAGGGAAAGTAGCGGTGGTAGCAGGCTATGGCGATGTTGGCAAAGGGTCGGCTGAATCGCTGAGCAGTGCAGGCGTGCGCGTGATTGTTACAGAAGTCGATCCTATCTGCGCGCTACAAGCCGCTATCGATGGTTACGAAGTCAAAAAGATGGAAAATGCTATTCCTCAAGCAGATATTGTCGTAACAGCAACAGGCAATCGCGATATTGTAACCGCCAAGCACTTCAAACTGATGAAAGACAAAACCGTCGTCTGCAACATCGGGCACTTCGATATTGAAATCGATATGGCTTGGCTAAACAAAAACTATGGACATACCAAGACACAAATCAAGCCACAGGTCGATCTTTACAATATCGATGGCAAAGATATTATTGTGCTTGCAGAAGGGCGCTTGGTGAACTTAGGCGTGGCAATGGGGCATCCATCGTTTGTGATGTCAATGTCTTTCACGAACCAAGTGCTTGCACAAATTGAGCTCTGGCAAAATTCAGATAAGTATGAGAACAAAGTCTATGTTCTGCCAAAGCATCTTGATGAAATGGTCGCAAGGCTACATCTTGAAAAGCTCGGCGTAGAGCTTGAAGAGCTAACACCAGAGCAAGCCGCCTATATCGGTGTCGATCCAAAAGGTCCATTCAAACCAGAGCACTATCGCTACTAAACTCACGCTTTTGCAAGCTATACGGAAGGCAGCACACATGGCTGCCTTTTTTATTGTGATTCATCTTTTTGGTGAGCACGCAACACACAAACAAAAAAGGGCGGTCAGCAGACCGCCCAAAACTCTAAGCATAAAATGTGCCTTAGAACCAAGGTCCGTGCTTATGCGTGAGCGAGTAATTGTAATAGACAAGAAATGACTCAAAGAGGAAGAAAGCTAATGTTAGGACTCCGAAGATAGTGTAAGCTGGGCTCTTTTCCTCACGCGAGGATTTCTTATCAAGGAATGGCACAAGCGCCCACACGACTACAGCAACGCCTAAGAAGATCGCAGCCACCCAGCCTGGCACTTGCTTGAGGAACTGGAATTGTGCCCAGAAATACCATTCAGGCTTAATTTCAGGGCTTGGCGCGGAGTTAACGGGATCGAGCTTGACACCGATTTCCCAAGGGAACATGACTGCAAGGAAGATGAGTACGGCAAAGCCAATCATCCAGCCGATAAAATCTTTCATCAAGAAATTCGGGAAGAAGGGTTCTTCACCTTTGAGAAGGCCGCGCTCTCGGTAGCCAATCGGCACGGAGTTACCGAGGGTTTGCATCAGAAGCAAGTGTGCTGAAAGCACCAACAGTGTGATGCCCGGAAGCAGTACCACATGGAAGCCAAACATGCGTGTGAGTGTCTCACCTGTAACTTGTGGCACAGGTTTACCATCAATCATCAAGATATCAGCGCCAAGAATTTTGGCGGTGGCTTCAATGATCGGTGGTCCAATAAGATCACCAATCAGGGGCATACTGCCAATTGAGCCAGGAATTGAAATGCCGATTTGGGTCGCAAAGAAGGCAAGTTCGTTCCAGGGGAGCAGATAGCCCGTGAAGCCCAATCCAAGTGTCAGTAAGCAAAGCACGAAGCCTGTGAGCCACATCAGTTCGCGTGGCTTACGGTAGGCTTTCATGAAATAGGCACTGAACATGTGAATAAACATCATCAGGGTCATGAGGTTAGCTGACCAGCTGTGCACCTGGCGAATAAGCCAGCCGAAGGCGACTTCCTTTTGAATATAGACAAAAGAGTCAAAGGCTTCTTTTTCTGTGGGTTTGTAGTAAAGCAGCAGCAGCAAGCCTGTGATGATTTGAATGACAAAAAAGAACAGTGTGAGACCGCCGAAGTAATACCAAATGGATTGGCGATGGATTGGCACGGTCTTTTTGCTGAGGTAATCAATTGCATAGGTCATTGAGCCAATGCGTATGTTAATCCAATCTTGAAGATTGAATTTTTCGGCGGTGCCGTTGCTCGCTGATGCCTCACCGGCTGACGCTGCAGCGCTCTTGGTTTGAACAAGATCTGCCATAATGCTAAAATACTCCTTTCAAAATAGGTTATGGGTTATGCTTTTTCTACAACAATGTTATCATCTTTGACTTTCACGACATACTTGGCGAGACCAGTTGGCTGAGGACCTGAGATTTTCTCGCCATCGACAGTGTATTTGGCGTTGTGGCAAGCGCACCACACCAATTGCTC from [Chlorobium] sp. 445 includes these protein-coding regions:
- a CDS encoding thioesterase; the protein is MSQNHNHSTLAVQHKPKVKAFEFSMPIDIMPHDIDYAGVVSNITYVRWLEVLRVKMIESYLSVEAQLKMDISPVLLKTEIHYKKAVKFLDKLIGKMWISHATQLRWTASAEFLVEGKPVAHAEQLGIFIKLSTMRPVPIPAELMRVYHEAERRLRHHHH
- a CDS encoding NAD/FAD-dependent oxidoreductase, encoding MIIKAITTCLIIGAGICGLVAADALKRAGVKVIVLDKGRGVGGRLATRRIQSGTFDHGAQYFTVRDPKFHELVEEWLAAGIVAEWSRNFLMSTGPCGDESEPRYYGISGMTGIAKYLARNLDVQLNEKVVQLTAQHGRWQVATERGMLYHAETIILTPPVPQSLELVKRSGIPIPIKEKRLLESVTYLPCFGVLALLDGASKIPSPGGIWLYDSPVLWIGDNQQKGISKVPAVTIHASPTFSRMYWEADDEAIAQELIAQSAAWIGANVIHAELKRWRYSAPDTFVPEPYLVFTEPAPLLFAGDAFVSPCVEGAVLSGLAAAEHLLTEIRATLL
- a CDS encoding anhydro-N-acetylmuramic acid kinase; protein product: MRHLNLLFCKKERFAIGVLSGTSVDGIDVGYVHLMGYGARTKVKLLAFQTYPLEPALRQAILRNFTPELARLPELSALNFLIGEKFADAIVAFKTSFKVKQLDFIASHGQTFWHQPEPFRIGKYKVRSTFQLGESAVIANRIGVPVVSDFRVSDVAMGGEGAPLAPYLDWLLFRHRHLSRLLINIGGISNLTALKANGQRSDIIYFDCGAGNALIDMAAQHFFQKPFDKDGRFAAQGTPSPVLLKVWLREPYYQRKPPKSTGRELFSQDYFTRLLEQGKALHLSPYDIIATLTALTAESLAMQLRKFVLPKFPIDEAFVAGGGAENPTLMRYLQTALAPIPVHKQSELDGNTIPAKAKEAVLFAVLGNDFLSEQSASLSTSAILGKLSLPATVSVRSKSH
- a CDS encoding F0F1 ATP synthase subunit alpha; its protein translation is MTTAVRPDEVSAILRKQLSGFEAESDIYEVGTVLQVGDGIARIYGLAKVMAGELIEFPNGVMGMVLNLEEDNVGAVLFGDSELIREGDMVKRTGILASIPVGEAMLGRVINPLGTPIDGKGPIEAKIRLPLERRAPGVIYREPVKEPLQTGIKAIDSMIPIGRGQRELIIGDRQTGKTAVAIDTIINQANINRSLPPERKGETMYCIYVAIGQKGSSVAQVVGTLEKYGAMEYTTVISATASDPAPMQFIAPFAGAALGEFFRDTGRHALVIYDDLSKQAVAYRQVSLLLRRPPGREAYPGDVFYLHSRLLERAAKINRNDEIARAMNDLPEQIKPMVKGGGSLTALPVIETQAGDVSAYIPTNVISITDGQIYLESNLFNAGVRPAINVGISVSRVGGNAQIKAMKKISGTLRLDLAQYRSLEAFAKFGSDLDKATQAQLTRGARLVEILKQGQYAPVPVEEQVVSIFIGTNGFLDTLPINQVRKFEAEFLQSLRDKNPEILKSIAEKKEMTDEVTKQLKELAKNYLEVFKAKNKTN
- a CDS encoding methionine adenosyltransferase, whose amino-acid sequence is MSMAKYLFTSESVSAGHPDKVADQISDALLDAFLEQDSQSRVACETFVTTGQVIVGGEVTTKAYVEVPDLVRKVIEEIGYTKGEYMFEAKSCGILSAIHAQSPDINMGVDRHKYEKYKDRLDSIGAGDQGMMFGYACKETPELMPAPIMFAHRLVKRLADIRKEGKEMTYLRPDAKSQVTLEYDGNNVVRVDTIVVSTQHDPKPNGMTDKQWQAKIKEDVIACAINKVIPKELIDKNTKFFVNPTGKFEIGGPHGDTGLTGRKIIVDTYGGAAPHGGGAFSGKDPTKVDRSAAYAARHIAKNIVAAGLAEKCTIQVSYAIGVARPVSIYVNTHGTGLSDISDGELQEKVEKIFDLRPLAIIERFSLHKPKGWRYQDTAAYGHFGREMFPWEKLDKVKDLQRAFK
- a CDS encoding adenosylhomocysteinase, coding for MATATETKRLPYKVKDISLAEWGRKEIRLAEAEMPGLMQLRKEYGPKKPLKGARIAGCLHMTIQTAVLIETLKELGAEVTWSSCNIFSTQDHAAAAMAAAGIPVYAWKGMTAEEFDWCIEQTLFFPDGQPLNMILDDGGDLTNMVLDKYPELVPNIKGISEETTTGVHRLYERMKNGKLPLPAINVNDSVTKSKFDNKYGCRESLVDAIRRGTDLMLAGKVAVVAGYGDVGKGSAESLSSAGVRVIVTEVDPICALQAAIDGYEVKKMENAIPQADIVVTATGNRDIVTAKHFKLMKDKTVVCNIGHFDIEIDMAWLNKNYGHTKTQIKPQVDLYNIDGKDIIVLAEGRLVNLGVAMGHPSFVMSMSFTNQVLAQIELWQNSDKYENKVYVLPKHLDEMVARLHLEKLGVELEELTPEQAAYIGVDPKGPFKPEHYRY
- a CDS encoding cytochrome B; translated protein: MADLVQTKSAAASAGEASASNGTAEKFNLQDWINIRIGSMTYAIDYLSKKTVPIHRQSIWYYFGGLTLFFFVIQIITGLLLLLYYKPTEKEAFDSFVYIQKEVAFGWLIRQVHSWSANLMTLMMFIHMFSAYFMKAYRKPRELMWLTGFVLCLLTLGLGFTGYLLPWNELAFFATQIGISIPGSIGSMPLIGDLIGPPIIEATAKILGADILMIDGKPVPQVTGETLTRMFGFHVVLLPGITLLVLSAHLLLMQTLGNSVPIGYRERGLLKGEEPFFPNFLMKDFIGWMIGFAVLIFLAVMFPWEIGVKLDPVNSAPSPEIKPEWYFWAQFQFLKQVPGWVAAIFLGVAVVVWALVPFLDKKSSREEKSPAYTIFGVLTLAFFLFESFLVYYNYSLTHKHGPWF